In Roseisolibacter agri, a genomic segment contains:
- a CDS encoding DHA2 family efflux MFS transporter permease subunit, with protein MATAVPPSAHAEGIEKYRWLILLGLITAAVMEVLDTTIINVALPQMAGNLGATSTEIAWVSTSYILANVVVLPMTAFFTETFGRKRYLTFSIVLFIVASFLCGTASSLGELVAWRLLQGAGGAALLSTAQATLRQIFPKEEQGIVQAIFLLGIIVAPTIGPTLGGWITDNYAWAWCFFINVPIGIVSAFLVTTFLHDPPEHQRRTGPVDWLGIALLIAGVGSLQYVLEEGNAHDWFSDQLIVNLSIVAAVSLLGLLWWQLSPRNTHPVIQLRVLKNRNLAASILLFVILGFGLFGGAILFPLFTQSVLGFTPTETGLAMLPGGLATAAVAVVCGFLLNGAKPKADARVLILIGMALMLWSMWDLGHLTVAAGEVDARHALIIRGAALGLLFTPINNVAFGSLKPHEAQQASGLINLSRQLGGSFGIAVLGTYLTRHTQLHRVDLVQNYYAGNPAFEERFRALVMGFQAKGASLMDAQQRAYAALDGTLQKQAAMLAYNDSWLFILLSFLCVIPAVFLLRRNRGGAAAAVDAH; from the coding sequence ATGGCTACCGCCGTCCCGCCCTCCGCGCACGCGGAGGGCATCGAGAAGTACCGCTGGCTGATCCTGCTCGGCCTGATCACGGCCGCGGTGATGGAGGTGCTCGACACCACCATCATCAACGTCGCGCTGCCGCAGATGGCCGGGAACCTCGGCGCCACGTCGACCGAGATCGCCTGGGTGAGCACGTCGTACATCCTGGCGAACGTCGTCGTGCTGCCGATGACCGCGTTCTTCACCGAGACGTTCGGGCGCAAGCGCTACCTGACGTTCTCGATCGTGCTGTTCATCGTCGCGTCGTTCCTGTGCGGCACCGCCAGCAGCCTCGGCGAGCTGGTGGCGTGGCGGCTGCTGCAGGGCGCGGGCGGCGCGGCGCTGCTCTCCACCGCGCAGGCGACGCTGCGCCAGATCTTCCCGAAGGAGGAGCAGGGCATCGTCCAGGCGATCTTCCTGCTCGGCATCATCGTCGCGCCCACGATCGGCCCCACGCTCGGCGGGTGGATCACCGACAACTACGCGTGGGCGTGGTGCTTCTTCATCAACGTGCCGATCGGGATCGTCTCGGCGTTCCTGGTGACGACCTTCCTGCACGACCCGCCGGAGCACCAGCGCCGCACCGGCCCGGTGGACTGGCTCGGCATCGCGCTGCTGATCGCGGGCGTCGGCTCGCTGCAGTACGTGCTGGAGGAGGGGAACGCGCACGACTGGTTCTCCGACCAGCTCATCGTGAACCTGTCGATCGTCGCGGCGGTGTCGCTGCTCGGGCTGCTCTGGTGGCAGCTGTCGCCGCGCAACACGCACCCGGTGATCCAGCTGCGCGTGCTGAAGAACCGGAACCTCGCCGCGTCGATCCTGCTGTTCGTCATCCTCGGCTTCGGCCTGTTCGGCGGCGCGATCCTCTTCCCGCTCTTCACGCAGAGCGTGCTCGGGTTCACGCCGACGGAGACCGGGCTCGCGATGCTGCCGGGCGGCCTCGCGACGGCGGCGGTGGCGGTGGTGTGCGGCTTCCTGCTCAACGGCGCGAAGCCCAAGGCCGACGCGCGCGTGCTGATCCTGATCGGCATGGCGCTGATGCTCTGGTCGATGTGGGACCTCGGGCACCTGACGGTCGCCGCCGGAGAGGTGGACGCGCGCCACGCGCTGATCATCCGCGGCGCGGCGCTGGGGCTGCTGTTCACGCCCATCAACAACGTCGCGTTCGGGAGCCTCAAGCCGCACGAGGCGCAGCAGGCGTCGGGGCTCATCAACCTGTCGCGCCAGCTCGGCGGCTCGTTCGGCATCGCGGTGCTGGGGACGTACCTCACGCGGCACACGCAGCTGCACCGCGTGGACCTCGTGCAGAACTACTACGCCGGCAACCCCGCGTTCGAGGAGCGCTTCCGCGCGCTCGTCATGGGCTTCCAGGCGAAGGGCGCCTCGCTCATGGACGCGCAGCAGCGCGCCTACGCCGCGCTCGACGGGACGCTGCAGAAGCAGGCCGCGATGCTCGCCTACAACGACTCGTGGCTGTTCATCCTGCTGTCGTTCCTGTGCGTGATCCCGGCGGTGTTCCTGCTGCGGCGGAACCGCGGCGGCGCGGCGGCGGCGGTGGACGCGCACTGA
- a CDS encoding HlyD family secretion protein encodes MSAATAQSPRREEPTPIAPLPPAAAPAAPAAPAKGSRRNVVLPVVAVLVLAGAAWGGKQWMYAQAHESTDNAQVDGHIVPVIAKVGGYVSAVNVVENQTVAGGAPLVQIDDAEYRVRLSQAEADLAAAQATAGTGGQVGQAEAQVQTASSQTAAGRAQVEAARATLARAESDFRRYQELAAQQIVSQQSLDAARAAVAVARAQLAATQRQTTATGAGVENAQAGVRLARARLAGAQAQRENAALQLSYTKVTAPASGHVSKKTVEVGQLVQPGQTLMSIVADTGVWVTANYKETQLRGLRVGQPVEIDVDAYEGAKVEGVVESIGSATGARFALLPPDNATGNFTKVVQRVPVRIKVTRGLGAERPLRPGMSVIAHARTR; translated from the coding sequence ATGTCCGCCGCCACCGCCCAGTCGCCACGCCGCGAGGAGCCCACGCCGATCGCGCCGCTGCCACCCGCCGCCGCGCCCGCCGCCCCGGCGGCCCCTGCGAAGGGCTCGCGTCGCAACGTCGTGCTGCCCGTCGTCGCCGTGCTCGTGCTCGCGGGCGCGGCGTGGGGCGGCAAGCAGTGGATGTACGCGCAGGCGCACGAGTCCACCGACAACGCGCAGGTCGACGGCCACATCGTGCCGGTGATCGCGAAGGTCGGCGGCTACGTGAGCGCCGTCAACGTGGTCGAGAACCAGACCGTCGCCGGCGGCGCGCCGCTGGTGCAGATCGACGACGCCGAGTACCGCGTGCGCCTGTCGCAGGCGGAGGCCGACCTGGCCGCCGCGCAAGCGACGGCCGGCACCGGCGGCCAGGTCGGTCAGGCCGAGGCGCAGGTGCAGACCGCGTCCAGCCAGACCGCCGCGGGCCGCGCGCAGGTGGAGGCCGCGCGGGCGACGCTCGCGCGCGCCGAGAGCGACTTCCGCCGCTACCAGGAGCTCGCGGCGCAGCAGATCGTGTCGCAGCAGAGCCTCGACGCGGCGCGCGCCGCCGTCGCGGTCGCGCGCGCGCAGCTCGCGGCCACGCAGCGGCAGACCACGGCCACCGGCGCGGGCGTCGAGAACGCGCAGGCTGGCGTGCGGCTGGCGCGCGCGCGCCTCGCGGGCGCGCAGGCGCAGCGCGAGAACGCCGCGCTGCAGCTCTCGTACACGAAGGTCACGGCGCCCGCGTCGGGCCACGTCTCCAAGAAGACCGTCGAGGTCGGGCAGCTCGTGCAGCCGGGTCAGACGCTGATGTCGATCGTCGCCGACACGGGCGTGTGGGTGACGGCCAACTACAAGGAGACGCAGCTGCGCGGCCTGCGCGTCGGGCAGCCGGTGGAGATCGACGTCGACGCCTACGAGGGCGCGAAGGTCGAGGGCGTCGTCGAGAGCATCGGCTCGGCCACCGGCGCGCGCTTCGCGCTGCTGCCGCCCGACAACGCGACGGGCAACTTCACCAAGGTCGTGCAGCGCGTGCCGGTGCGCATCAAGGTGACGCGCGGCCTCGGCGCCGAGCGGCCGCTGCGCCCGGGCATGAGCGTCATCGCGCACGCCCGCACGCGCTGA
- a CDS encoding TolC family protein translates to MSARLPVLAALLAVAAPALPAQTPAPVRPDTQLTLGQAARLAAVRSAPAQAALLRARQADARVTQRRADLLPNVTGAASDNTRTFNTATLGIDFPTGTNPVTGQPNPPVFDPNGQIMGPIQVLDLRARVAAPLLDLSAVERVRAARGQADATRADAGAQAEQAAAVAATSYLRVQRAEAQVENRRADSTLAAELVSIADQQLRAGTGVALDVTRARAQLAGTRAQLIAARNERDRTRLELLRALDLPLDAAIRLTDALTTLPVDETLPDDATAVSRALAQRPDLRAAERQVEAAQRQITAVRAEALPTVGAFADGGATGRTANHLLGTYTWGLQVSVPVFDGFRRGARVEETRAQADEAELRRRDLQAQAAVEVRGALLDLRGAREQLVAARERLQLAELEVSQARDRFRAGVAGNADVVTASQSLTGARTAYVDALSLYQSARVALARAQGAVTQLP, encoded by the coding sequence ATGAGCGCCCGCCTTCCCGTCCTCGCCGCGCTCCTCGCGGTCGCGGCTCCCGCGCTGCCCGCGCAGACGCCCGCGCCCGTCCGTCCCGACACGCAGCTCACGCTCGGCCAGGCCGCGCGGCTGGCGGCGGTCCGCAGCGCGCCCGCGCAGGCCGCGCTGCTGCGCGCCCGCCAGGCCGACGCGCGCGTGACGCAGCGCCGCGCCGACCTGCTGCCGAACGTGACGGGCGCCGCGAGCGACAACACGCGCACCTTCAACACGGCGACGCTGGGCATCGACTTCCCCACCGGCACCAATCCGGTGACGGGGCAGCCGAACCCGCCGGTGTTCGACCCGAACGGGCAGATCATGGGCCCGATCCAGGTGCTCGACCTGCGCGCCCGCGTGGCCGCGCCGCTGCTGGACCTGAGCGCGGTGGAGCGCGTGCGCGCCGCGCGCGGGCAGGCCGACGCCACGCGCGCCGACGCCGGCGCGCAGGCCGAGCAGGCCGCCGCCGTCGCCGCCACGTCGTACCTGCGTGTGCAGCGCGCCGAGGCGCAGGTGGAGAACCGCCGCGCCGACTCGACGCTGGCGGCGGAGCTGGTGTCGATCGCCGATCAGCAGCTGCGCGCCGGCACGGGCGTCGCGCTCGACGTGACGCGCGCCCGCGCGCAGCTGGCCGGCACGCGCGCGCAGCTCATCGCCGCGCGCAACGAGCGTGACCGCACGCGCCTGGAGCTGCTGCGCGCGCTCGACCTGCCGCTCGATGCGGCGATCCGCCTGACCGACGCGCTCACGACGCTCCCGGTCGACGAGACGCTCCCCGACGACGCCACCGCGGTATCGCGCGCGCTCGCGCAGCGCCCCGACCTGCGCGCCGCCGAGCGGCAGGTGGAGGCGGCGCAGCGCCAGATCACCGCCGTGCGCGCGGAGGCGCTGCCCACGGTGGGCGCCTTCGCCGACGGCGGCGCGACCGGCCGCACGGCGAACCACCTGCTCGGCACGTACACGTGGGGGCTGCAGGTGTCGGTCCCCGTGTTCGACGGCTTCCGCCGCGGCGCGCGCGTGGAGGAGACGCGCGCGCAGGCCGACGAGGCCGAGCTGCGCCGCCGCGACCTGCAGGCGCAGGCCGCCGTCGAGGTGCGCGGCGCGCTGCTCGACCTGCGCGGCGCGCGCGAGCAGCTCGTCGCGGCGCGCGAGCGGCTGCAGCTGGCCGAGCTCGAGGTGTCGCAGGCGCGCGACCGCTTCCGCGCCGGCGTCGCCGGCAACGCGGACGTGGTCACGGCGTCGCAGAGCCTCACCGGCGCACGCACTGCGTACGTCGATGCGCTGTCGCTGTACCAGTCCGCGCGCGTCGCGCTGGCCCGCGCGCAGGGCGCCGTCACCCAGCTGCCATGA
- a CDS encoding TetR/AcrR family transcriptional regulator, translating to MTVRPPLDSGRRRAPDERPAQIVEAALAAFGEHGLAGARLDDIAQRAGVAKGTIYLYFPNKEELFREVVRRTIVARLDQAERELADAAATGPAELLRTFMAGWWEFVCTPEFQTVYRLVVGELHRFPDLADFYIREVPARAHRIVGDVITRGVAEGVFRPVDPAVATRMIASLLIAQAMWATKALPPEQRAGASAATTRDQVCQFVFHALRPDAKCEAIR from the coding sequence ATGACCGTCCGACCGCCGCTCGACTCCGGCCGACGCCGCGCCCCCGACGAGCGCCCCGCGCAGATCGTCGAGGCGGCGCTCGCCGCCTTCGGGGAGCACGGCCTCGCCGGCGCCCGCCTGGACGACATCGCCCAGCGCGCCGGCGTCGCCAAGGGAACCATCTACCTCTACTTCCCGAACAAGGAAGAGCTGTTCCGGGAGGTCGTCCGCCGCACCATCGTGGCCCGCCTCGATCAGGCCGAGCGCGAGCTCGCCGACGCGGCCGCCACCGGGCCGGCCGAGCTGCTGCGCACCTTCATGGCCGGCTGGTGGGAGTTCGTCTGCACCCCCGAGTTCCAGACGGTCTACCGGCTGGTGGTCGGCGAGCTGCACCGCTTCCCCGACCTGGCCGACTTCTACATCCGCGAGGTCCCGGCGCGCGCCCATCGCATCGTCGGCGACGTGATCACGCGCGGCGTGGCCGAGGGCGTCTTCCGTCCGGTCGATCCGGCCGTCGCGACGCGCATGATCGCCTCGCTGCTGATCGCGCAGGCGATGTGGGCCACCAAGGCGCTCCCGCCCGAGCAGCGCGCTGGCGCCTCCGCCGCCACGACGCGCGACCAGGTCTGCCAGTTCGTCTTCCACGCCCTGCGCCCCGACGCCAAGTGCGAGGCGATCCGATGA
- a CDS encoding peptidylprolyl isomerase, whose protein sequence is MTKRATFETNKGTIVAELYEAEAPKTVANFEKLANDGFYDGVKFHRVIPEFVIQGGDPYTKGGEHAKGPVGTGGPGYTIPDELVGNPHKHEEGALSMAHAGPNTGGSQFFIVLSERNTRHLNGVHTVFGKVVEGLDVVKKIVQNDTMTSVRVA, encoded by the coding sequence ATGACCAAGCGCGCCACCTTCGAGACCAACAAGGGCACCATCGTCGCCGAGCTCTACGAGGCCGAGGCGCCCAAGACCGTCGCCAACTTCGAGAAGCTCGCCAACGACGGCTTCTACGACGGGGTGAAGTTCCACCGCGTGATCCCGGAGTTCGTGATCCAGGGCGGCGACCCGTACACCAAGGGCGGGGAGCACGCCAAGGGCCCCGTCGGCACGGGCGGCCCGGGCTACACGATCCCCGACGAGCTGGTGGGCAACCCGCACAAGCACGAGGAGGGCGCGCTGTCGATGGCGCACGCCGGCCCGAACACGGGCGGCAGCCAGTTCTTCATCGTGCTCAGCGAGCGCAACACGCGGCACCTGAACGGCGTCCACACCGTCTTCGGGAAGGTCGTCGAGGGGCTCGACGTGGTGAAGAAGATCGTGCAGAACGACACCATGACCTCCGTGCGCGTCGCCTGA
- a CDS encoding glycosyltransferase family 2 protein: MTAPTTSLLVSTYNWPAALALVLRSALAQRQRPTEVLVADDGSRDDTAALVASLVPRFADAGVPLVHVWHPDEGFRLSAIRNRALARATGDYVLMVDGDCVLHPGFVASHVAFARPGTFVQGSRVLVDQARSARALAAGDTRFGAFDRGLRNRHYALSLPLLSRLVPPNADPLRGTRGCNMAYWRADAVRVNGFNEQFVGWGREDSEFTARMLAAGLARRLLKFGGIVFHLWHDERARAALDGNHQLYEAIVRTGASRAAEGLDRYLPAGRAD; encoded by the coding sequence ATGACGGCGCCGACGACGTCGCTGCTCGTCTCGACGTACAACTGGCCGGCGGCGCTCGCGCTCGTGCTGCGCTCCGCGCTCGCGCAGCGGCAGCGGCCCACCGAGGTGCTGGTGGCGGACGACGGCTCGCGCGACGACACCGCGGCGCTCGTCGCCTCGCTCGTGCCGCGCTTCGCCGACGCCGGCGTGCCGCTCGTGCACGTGTGGCATCCCGACGAGGGCTTCCGCCTCTCGGCCATCCGCAACCGCGCGCTGGCCCGCGCCACCGGCGACTACGTGCTGATGGTCGACGGCGACTGCGTGCTGCACCCGGGCTTCGTGGCGTCGCACGTCGCGTTCGCGCGGCCCGGCACCTTCGTGCAGGGGAGCCGCGTGCTCGTCGACCAGGCCCGCTCGGCGCGCGCGCTGGCGGCCGGCGACACGCGCTTCGGCGCGTTCGACCGCGGGCTGCGCAACCGCCACTACGCGCTGTCGCTGCCGCTGCTGTCGCGCCTCGTGCCGCCCAACGCCGATCCGCTGCGCGGCACGCGCGGCTGCAACATGGCGTACTGGCGCGCGGACGCGGTGCGCGTGAACGGCTTCAACGAGCAGTTCGTGGGCTGGGGCCGCGAGGACAGCGAGTTCACGGCGCGCATGCTGGCCGCGGGGCTCGCCCGCCGGCTCCTCAAGTTCGGCGGGATCGTCTTCCACCTGTGGCACGACGAGCGGGCGCGCGCCGCGCTCGACGGCAACCACCAGCTGTACGAGGCGATCGTGCGCACGGGGGCCAGCCGCGCGGCGGAGGGGCTGGACCGCTACCTGCCTGCGGGGCGGGCGGATTAG
- a CDS encoding glycosyltransferase family 2 protein, translated as MVPATTLLVSTYNWPEALELVLLSALAQQLAPSQLVVADDGSREETGAMVRGLVPAFAARGIALLHVWQEDAGFRKARILNAALARATGDYVVQIDQDLILHPAFLASHAAFARRGSFVQGSRVLVRPERTREAIARRETRFHALDAGLKNRVNALHLPWLSALVPTSQEHLRGTRGVNFAFWRDDALRVNGWNEEFEGWGREDSEFAARLLNAGLVRRKLKFAGVGYHLWHPECSRHAVPEQERALHEIVAGRVVRCARGLDAHLEAHLEAHLDVRAPRVDPTP; from the coding sequence ATGGTCCCCGCGACGACGCTGCTGGTCTCGACGTACAACTGGCCCGAGGCGCTGGAGCTGGTGCTCCTCTCCGCGCTCGCCCAGCAGCTGGCGCCGTCGCAGCTCGTCGTCGCCGACGACGGCTCGCGCGAGGAGACGGGCGCGATGGTGCGCGGGCTGGTGCCGGCGTTCGCCGCGCGCGGCATCGCGCTGCTGCACGTCTGGCAGGAGGACGCGGGCTTCCGCAAGGCGCGCATCCTCAACGCGGCGCTGGCGCGCGCCACCGGCGACTACGTCGTGCAGATCGACCAGGACCTGATCCTCCACCCCGCGTTCCTGGCGTCGCACGCGGCGTTCGCGCGGCGCGGCTCGTTCGTGCAGGGGAGCCGCGTGCTCGTGCGCCCCGAGCGCACGCGCGAGGCGATCGCGCGGCGCGAGACGCGCTTCCACGCGCTCGACGCGGGCCTCAAGAACCGCGTCAACGCGCTGCACCTGCCGTGGCTCTCGGCCCTCGTGCCGACGTCGCAGGAGCACCTGCGCGGCACGCGCGGCGTCAACTTCGCCTTCTGGCGCGACGACGCGCTGCGCGTGAACGGGTGGAACGAGGAGTTCGAGGGGTGGGGGCGCGAGGACAGCGAGTTCGCCGCGCGGCTGCTCAACGCGGGGCTGGTGCGCCGCAAGCTGAAGTTCGCGGGCGTCGGCTACCACCTGTGGCACCCGGAGTGCTCGCGGCACGCGGTGCCCGAGCAGGAGCGCGCGCTGCACGAGATCGTCGCGGGGCGCGTGGTGCGCTGCGCGCGCGGGCTCGACGCGCACCTCGAGGCGCACCTCGAGGCGCACCTCGACGTGCGCGCGCCCCGCGTCGATCCCACGCCGTGA
- the nth gene encoding endonuclease III produces the protein MLKRDLPAHATAVYAGLAELHPDAHCELDHRDAFELLCATILSAQCTDKRVNLVTPALFARYPDARALADARQEDVEELVKSTGFFRNKAKNLIAMARALVADHDGQVPATMDALRVLPGVGRKTANVILGNAYGINEGVTVDTHVQRLSQRLGLTKESDPVKVEQALMPLFPRESWAMLSHLLIFHGRRVCDARKPRCGDCALAARCPSAGTG, from the coding sequence ATCCTCAAGCGCGACCTCCCCGCGCACGCCACCGCCGTCTACGCGGGGCTGGCGGAGCTGCACCCCGACGCGCACTGCGAGCTCGATCACCGCGACGCGTTCGAGCTGCTGTGCGCGACCATCCTCAGCGCGCAGTGCACCGACAAGCGCGTGAACCTGGTGACGCCGGCGCTGTTCGCGCGGTATCCCGATGCGCGCGCCCTGGCCGACGCGCGCCAGGAGGACGTCGAGGAGCTGGTGAAGTCCACGGGCTTCTTCCGCAACAAGGCGAAGAACCTGATCGCGATGGCGCGGGCGCTGGTGGCCGACCACGACGGGCAGGTGCCGGCGACCATGGACGCGCTGCGCGTGCTCCCCGGCGTCGGCCGCAAGACCGCGAACGTCATCCTCGGCAACGCGTACGGCATCAACGAGGGCGTGACCGTCGACACGCACGTGCAGCGGCTCAGCCAGCGCCTCGGGCTGACGAAGGAGAGCGATCCGGTGAAGGTCGAGCAGGCGCTGATGCCGCTCTTCCCGCGCGAGTCGTGGGCGATGCTCTCGCACCTGCTGATCTTCCACGGGCGCCGCGTGTGCGACGCGCGGAAGCCCCGCTGCGGCGACTGCGCGCTGGCGGCGCGCTGTCCGTCGGCGGGCACCGGCTGA
- the polX gene encoding DNA polymerase/3'-5' exonuclease PolX, with translation MDPRTAAHALTRIAALLELRGENRFKTRAYLAAARAVLGLDTDDLGPLLRSGELETVPGIGPATLSVLRELVEEGDSSYLERLADDTPEGLIEMLRIPGLGTAKIHAIHAGLGIETVQELTQAAMDGRLASLKGFGEKTAERILKGIAFLKESGARVLFPQGATEGARLLADVRRHPDVLEAAVAGSIRRRREVVCDVDVVAAVRGAPAAVAGAFAHAPGVKDAVGAGGRSVRVRYVDGTQLDLHCVRPEQYGVALWRATGSAEHVAEVTHRLHARGFTLAGDELRDADGHVVPVPDEASLYARAGLAFVVPELREGRGEVDAAAQAALPGLVEPADIRGVLHCHSQYSDGAATIAEMVEAAQARGWRYLGITDHSQSASYAGGLSPDAVRRQHDEIDALNAALAADGNSFRVLKGIEADILPCGSVDYDARTLDAFDYVIGSIHSRFGMGEAEMTARVLKALDDPHLTILGHPTGRLLLTREPYAIDMQAIIEKAAEVGAAIELNADPHRLDLDWRLCREAKRLGVPIEIGPDAHSPRGLDNVEFGVGIARKGWLEPGDILNARSADDVLAFARRRREASRAG, from the coding sequence ATGGATCCGCGCACGGCCGCACATGCCCTGACCCGCATCGCCGCGCTGCTCGAGCTGCGCGGCGAGAACCGGTTCAAGACGCGCGCGTACCTGGCGGCGGCGCGCGCGGTGCTCGGCCTCGACACCGACGACCTCGGCCCCCTGCTGCGCAGCGGCGAGCTGGAGACCGTGCCGGGGATCGGGCCGGCCACCCTGTCCGTGCTGCGCGAGCTCGTCGAGGAGGGCGACTCGTCGTACCTCGAGCGGCTGGCCGACGACACGCCCGAGGGGCTGATCGAGATGCTCCGCATCCCCGGCCTCGGCACCGCGAAGATCCACGCCATCCACGCGGGGCTCGGGATCGAGACCGTGCAGGAGCTGACGCAGGCCGCGATGGACGGGCGGCTGGCGTCTCTCAAGGGCTTCGGCGAGAAGACGGCCGAGCGGATCCTGAAGGGGATCGCGTTCCTGAAGGAGAGCGGCGCGCGCGTGCTCTTCCCGCAGGGCGCCACCGAGGGCGCGCGCCTGCTCGCCGACGTGCGGCGCCATCCCGACGTGCTGGAGGCCGCGGTCGCGGGGTCGATCCGCCGCCGCCGCGAGGTCGTGTGCGACGTGGACGTCGTGGCCGCCGTGCGCGGCGCGCCCGCCGCGGTCGCGGGCGCGTTCGCGCACGCGCCGGGCGTGAAGGACGCCGTCGGCGCGGGCGGGCGCTCGGTGCGCGTGCGCTACGTGGACGGCACGCAGCTCGACCTGCACTGCGTGCGCCCCGAGCAGTACGGCGTCGCGCTCTGGCGCGCGACCGGCAGCGCGGAGCACGTCGCCGAGGTGACGCATCGCCTGCACGCACGCGGCTTCACGCTCGCGGGCGACGAGCTGCGCGACGCCGACGGCCACGTCGTCCCCGTGCCGGACGAGGCGTCGCTGTACGCGCGCGCGGGGCTCGCGTTCGTCGTGCCCGAGCTGCGCGAGGGGCGCGGCGAGGTGGACGCGGCCGCGCAGGCGGCGCTCCCCGGCCTCGTCGAGCCGGCCGACATCCGCGGCGTGCTGCACTGCCACTCGCAGTACTCCGACGGTGCGGCGACCATCGCCGAGATGGTCGAGGCGGCGCAGGCGCGCGGCTGGCGCTACCTGGGGATCACCGACCACTCGCAGAGCGCGTCGTACGCTGGCGGCCTGTCGCCCGACGCGGTGCGCCGCCAGCACGACGAGATCGACGCGCTGAACGCCGCGCTCGCGGCCGATGGGAATTCCTTTCGCGTGCTGAAGGGCATCGAGGCCGACATCCTCCCGTGCGGGAGCGTGGACTACGACGCGCGCACGCTCGACGCGTTCGACTACGTCATCGGCAGCATCCACTCGCGCTTCGGCATGGGCGAGGCGGAGATGACCGCGCGCGTGCTGAAGGCGCTCGACGATCCGCACCTCACCATCCTCGGGCATCCCACGGGGCGGCTGCTGCTGACGCGCGAGCCGTACGCGATCGACATGCAGGCGATCATCGAGAAGGCGGCGGAGGTGGGCGCCGCGATCGAGCTCAACGCCGACCCGCATCGCCTCGACCTCGACTGGCGGCTCTGCCGCGAAGCGAAGCGCCTGGGCGTGCCGATCGAGATCGGGCCCGACGCGCACTCGCCGCGCGGGCTGGACAACGTGGAGTTCGGCGTCGGCATCGCGCGCAAGGGGTGGCTGGAGCCGGGCGACATCCTGAACGCGCGGTCGGCGGACGACGTGCTGGCGTTCGCGCGCCGCCGCCGGGAGGCGTCGCGTGCCGGCTGA
- a CDS encoding alpha/beta fold hydrolase — protein sequence MSPTIPPPRESGTVPANDVPLYWAAWGPSGAPRILVLHGGPGAHHDYLLPQLLRLAERHDAVFYDQRGGGRSKFDNLATVTWRTQVEDLAHVADALVDGPLHLVGYSWGALLAMLYALEAAGVHLPVVGAPLGEVHRVIARPPASLTLIDPAPLSRTHRNDFETEFARRQQSSAVQALRAELTASGLRERDPDAYRQRAFELSVAGYFHDSARARDLTPFRVTGRVQQSVWESLGDFDLLPHLKAITCPTLIVHGRQDPIPLASAEAAARAIPAARITVLEESGHVPYVEQPDALFAAVLPFLAEVTGA from the coding sequence ATGTCCCCGACCATTCCCCCGCCGCGCGAGAGCGGCACCGTCCCCGCGAACGACGTCCCGCTCTACTGGGCCGCGTGGGGTCCGTCCGGCGCGCCGCGCATCCTCGTGCTGCACGGCGGCCCGGGCGCGCACCACGACTACCTGCTCCCTCAGCTGCTGCGGCTGGCCGAGCGGCACGACGCGGTGTTCTACGACCAGCGCGGCGGCGGACGCTCCAAGTTCGACAACCTCGCGACGGTCACCTGGCGCACGCAGGTCGAGGACCTCGCGCACGTCGCCGACGCGCTGGTGGACGGGCCGCTGCACCTCGTCGGCTACTCGTGGGGCGCGCTGCTGGCGATGCTCTACGCGCTCGAGGCGGCCGGCGTGCACCTGCCCGTCGTCGGCGCGCCGCTCGGCGAGGTGCATCGCGTCATCGCGCGCCCGCCCGCGTCGCTGACGCTCATCGACCCGGCGCCGCTGTCGCGCACGCACCGAAACGACTTCGAGACCGAGTTCGCGCGCCGCCAGCAGTCGTCGGCCGTGCAGGCGCTGCGCGCCGAGCTGACGGCCAGCGGCCTGCGCGAGCGCGATCCCGACGCCTACCGCCAGCGCGCCTTCGAGCTGAGCGTCGCCGGCTACTTCCACGACTCGGCCCGCGCGCGCGACCTGACGCCGTTCCGCGTCACCGGGCGCGTCCAGCAGTCGGTGTGGGAGAGCCTGGGCGACTTCGACCTGCTGCCGCACCTGAAGGCGATCACCTGCCCGACGCTGATCGTGCACGGGCGGCAGGATCCGATCCCCTTGGCCTCCGCCGAGGCCGCGGCGCGGGCCATCCCCGCCGCCCGGATCACCGTGCTGGAGGAGAGCGGCCACGTCCCGTACGTCGAACAGCCCGACGCGCTCTTCGCCGCCGTGCTCCCCTTCCTCGCCGAGGTCACCGGGGCGTGA